Proteins found in one Cricetulus griseus strain 17A/GY chromosome X, alternate assembly CriGri-PICRH-1.0, whole genome shotgun sequence genomic segment:
- the Apln gene encoding apelin isoform X2, giving the protein MNLRLWVQALLLLWLSLTAVCGVPLMLPSDGKGLEEGNMRYLVQPRASRTGPGPWQGGRRKFRRQRPRLSHKGPMPF; this is encoded by the exons ATGAATCTACGACTCTGGGTGCAGGCGCTGCTCCTGCTCTGGCTCTCCTTGACTGCGGTGTGTGGAG TGCCACTGATGCTGCCTTCGGATGGGAAGGGGCTAGAAGAAGGCAACATGCGCTACCTGGTGCAGCCCAGAGCTTCGAGGACTGGACCAGGGCCCtggcagggaggcaggaggaagttCCGCAGACAGCGCCCCCGTCTCTCCCATAAGGGTCCCATGCCTTTCTGA